The proteins below are encoded in one region of Rhododendron vialii isolate Sample 1 chromosome 7a, ASM3025357v1:
- the LOC131332969 gene encoding RING-H2 finger protein ATL39-like, whose protein sequence is MVQLFTSSHHPVIRAILLLVVALALHLPYAAAQADSPHAAAQADSPLRSPHWRKHISDDKIKVNPTLIIASLIGTFIIMGCVSVLLTQHCIRRQLTLTALESHGVSATNRRRRRLFGRLACTGLDPSIIDALPTFVYSEVKKDGMISLECTVCLSEFENAETLRLLPRCCHVFHPDCIEAWLSTHVTCPVCRSNLAPIPDAVSREPETEPADSVGINDSIVDVV, encoded by the coding sequence ATGGTTCAACTCTTTACCTCCTCTCATCACCCCGTCATTCGGGCTATCCTCCTTCTCGTCGTCGCATTGGCCCTCCATCTGCCGTACGCGGCCGCGCAGGCTGACTCACCTCACGCTGCCGCGCAGGCTGACTCACCGCTGCGATCCCCGCATTGGCGAAAGCATATCTCCGACGATAAGATCAAAGTCAACCCAACCTTGATTATCGCCTCTCTCATAGGCACCTTCATTATCATGGGCTGCGTCTCCGTCCTCCTGACCCAACACTGCATCCGCCGCCAACTCACCCTCACCGCCCTCGAGTCCCACGGCGTCTCGGCCACCAACCGCCGCCGTCGCCGCCTCTTCGGCCGCCTCGCATGCACCGGCCTTGACCCGTCGATAATCGACGCGCTCCCAACCTTCGTCTACTCTGAAGTCAAAAAAGACGGCATGATCTCTCTGGAATGCACCGTGTGCTTGAGCGAATTCGAAAACGCCGAGACCCTTCGCTTGCTCCCCAGATGCTGCCACGTGTTCCACCCCGATTGCATCGAGGCGTGGCTATCCACTCACGTCACGTGCCCCGTTTGCCGTTCCAACCTCGCCCCCATACCCGACGCAGTGAGTCGTGAACCGGAAACCGAACCGGCGGACTCGGTTGGGATAAACGATTCGATCGTAGACGTCGTCTGA
- the LOC131333177 gene encoding 3-methyl-2-oxobutanoate hydroxymethyltransferase 1, mitochondrial-like → MALLSRAMASVTKPTTLHLHNLIRCMSNVPENTVYGGPKTQNPNQRVTLTHLKQKHRKGEPITMVTAYDYPSAVHLDTAGIDICLVGDSAAMVVHGYDTTLPITLDEMLVHCRSVARGAKTPLLVGDLPFGTYESSTRQAVDTAVRVLKEGGMDAIKLEGGSPSRITAAKAIVEAGIAVMGHVGLTPQAISVLGGFRPQGKNVASAVKVVETALALQEAGCFSVVLECVPAPVAAAATSALRIPTIGIGAGPFCSGQVLVYHDLLGMMQHPHHAKVTPKFCKQFARVGDVINKALSEYKEEVTNGSFPGPSHTPYKINAADVDGFLTELQRLGLEKAASAAATAAEKIETVELHVGGSPIHN, encoded by the exons GAGCCATGGCCTCTGTCACCAAACCCACCACACTGCACCTCCACAACCTCATCCGATGCATGAGCAACGTCCCAGAAAACACCGTATATGGAGGACCCAAGACCCAGAACCCTAACCAAAGGGTGACCCTAACACACTTAAAGCAGAAGCATCGCAAGGGGGAGCCTATTACCATGGTGACTGCCTACGATTACCCCTCTGCGGTCCACCTCGACACCGCCGGCATTGATATCTGCCTCGTCGGCGACTCCGCCGCCATGGTGGTTCACGGCTACGACACCACTTTACCAATTACACTTGACGAGATGCTCGTCCATTGCCGCTCCGTGGCGCGGGGGGCTAAGACGCCGTTGCTCGTTGGGGACCTCCCGTTTGGCACTTACGAGTCCAGTACTCGTCAG GCAGTTGATACAGCAGTTAGGGTTCTCAAGGAAGGAGGAATGGATGCGATTAAATTGGAAGGGGGTTCACCGTCAAGAATCACAGCAGCTAAAGCAATTGTGGAGGCCGGAATTGCTGTAATGGGCCATGTAGGGCTTACTCCTCAGGCCATCAGTGTTCTTGGTGGATTTAGGCCGCAAGGCAAGAATGTCGCTAGTGCTGTCAAG GTTGTTGAGACTGCACTGGCTCTGCAGGAAGCTGGGTGTTTTTCTGTTGTTTTGGAATGTGTACCTGCACCTGTGGCTGCTGCTGCGACATCTGCTCTTCGAATACCCACCATTGGTATTGGGGCAGGACCTTTCTGCAGTGGTCAG GTGTTAGTTTACCATGATTTATTGGGAATGATGCAACACCCACATCATGCCAAG GTAACCCCAAAGTTCTGCAAGCAGTTTGCGCGTGTGGGAGATGTCATAAACAAGGCTCTTTCAGAGTACAAGGAAGAAGTAACAAATGGGTCGTTCCCAGGTCCTTCCCACACcccttacaaaattaatgcaGCTGATGTTGATGGTTTCTTGACTGAGCTACAAAGGTTGGGTTTGGAAAAGGCTGCATCCGCAGCTGCTACAGCCGCTGAGAAGATTGAGACAGTTGAATTGCACGTCGGAGGGAGCCCGATACACAATTGA